A portion of the Anabas testudineus chromosome 22, fAnaTes1.2, whole genome shotgun sequence genome contains these proteins:
- the ghsra gene encoding growth hormone secretagogue receptor a, translated as MPSWPNHSECLSHNCSGEENHNATDHVLPPLNYYSIPLLTAITIACTLLFLVGVAGNVMTILVVSKYRDMRTTTNLYLCSMAVSDLLIFLCMPLDLYRMWRYRPWRFGDALCKLFQFVSESCTYSTILNITALSVERYLAICFPLRAKALVTKRRVRALILLLWTVSLLSAGPVFVMVGVERDSMGPTNFTLGMNETEFFLEVGDTRECKMTHYAVESGLMGAMVWLSSVFFFMPVFCLTVLYSLIGRRLWQRHRETNSSSRVAHRDKSNRQTIKMLVVVVLAFVLCWLPFHVGRYLQFRSLDAPSPLLSILSEYCSLVSVVLFYLSAAINPILYNTMSWKYRGAAARLFGLTDSQTSRGRTASSMKADGLNGWTESTVSF; from the exons ATGCCCTCCTGGCCCAATCATTCGGAGTGCCTCTCCCATAACTGCAGCGGGGAGGAGAACCACAACGCCACTGACCATGTCCTACCTCCTCTAAATTACTATTCAATCCCTCTCCTCACAGCCATCACCATCGCATGCACGCTGCTGTTTCTGGTCGGGGTGGCCGGGAACGTCATGACCATTTTGGTGGTCAGCAAGTACCGGGACATGCGCACCACCACCAACCTCTACTTGTGTAGCATGGCTGTATCCGACcttctcatcttcctctgtATGCCATTGGACCTCTACCGCATGTGGAGGTACAGGCCCTGGCGCTTTGGGGACGCGCTGTGCAAGCTCTTTCAGTTCGTGTCAGAATCATGCACCTACTCCACCATCCTGAACATCACCGCGCTGTCAGTGGAGCGCTATCTGGCAATCTGCTTCCCGCTTCGTGCCAAGGCCCTGGTCACCAAGAGGCGGGTGCGCGCCCTAATTCTCCTACTGTGGACAGTTTCTCTATTAAGCGCTGGACCTGTGTTTGTCATGGTGGGAGTAGAGCGGGACAGTATGGGACCAACAAATTTCACTTTGGGAATGAACGAGACTGAATTCTTTCTGGAGGTCGGGGACACCCGGGAGTGCAAGATGACGCACTACGCAGTGGAGTCAGGTCTGATGGGAGCCATGGTGTGGTTgagctctgttttcttcttcatgcCAGTGTTCTGTCTTACAGTGCTCTACAGCCTCATAGGCCGTCGGCTGTGGCAGAGACACCgtgaaacaaacagcagctctcGTGTGGCGCACAGAGACAAAAGCAACAGACAGACCATCAAGATGCTGG tgGTCGTCGTGCTGGCTTTTGTCCTGTGCTGGTTGCCGTTCCACGTTGGTCGCTACCTGCAGTTCCGCTCTCTGGACGCTCCCTCACCGCTATTGTCAATATTGTCCGAGTACTGCAGCTTGGTTTCGGTGGTTCTGTTCTACCTGAGTGCCGCTATTAACCCCATCTTGTACAACACCATGTCATGGAAATACCGGGGTGCAGCAGCGCGCCTTTTCGGCCTGACCGACAGCCAAACGTCACGGGGGCGCACAGCCAGCTCCATGAAAGCAGACGGCTTGAACGGCTGGACAGAGTCTACAGTCAGCTTCTAG